From the Halalkalicoccus sp. CGA53 genome, one window contains:
- a CDS encoding mandelate racemase/muconate lactonizing enzyme family protein, whose product MVRDYAQLHDPNAEYTMRNLSARSMDLSASRGDRDVTITDVQTTMVNGNFPWTLVRIYTDAGVVGTGEAYWGAGVPELIERMKPFLFGENPLDIDRLTEHLVQKMSGEGSIAGVTVTAISGIEIALHDLAGKILDVPAYQLLGGKYRDEMRVYCDCHTADEADPIACADEAEHVVEELGYDALKFDLDVPSGHEKDRANRHLREPEIAHKTSIVEAVTDRVGSRADVAFDCHWTFSAGSARRLAGALEEFPVWWLEDPVPPENHDVQREVTRFTSTPIAAGENVYRKHGHRKLVEDQAVDIIAPDMPKVGGMRETRKIADLADTYYVPVAMHNVASPVGTVASAHVGAAISNSLAVEYHSYQLGWWEDLVEEDVIEEGYIEIPEEPGLGVTLDMDAVSEHMMEGEELFDEA is encoded by the coding sequence ATGGTACGCGACTACGCCCAGCTCCACGACCCGAACGCGGAGTACACGATGCGTAATCTCTCCGCCCGATCGATGGACCTGAGTGCCTCGCGGGGCGACCGCGACGTGACGATCACCGACGTCCAGACGACGATGGTGAACGGGAACTTCCCGTGGACGCTCGTGCGGATCTACACCGACGCCGGAGTCGTCGGTACGGGCGAGGCCTACTGGGGCGCGGGCGTGCCCGAACTGATCGAGCGGATGAAACCCTTCCTCTTCGGCGAGAACCCGCTCGACATCGACCGGCTCACCGAGCATCTCGTCCAGAAGATGTCCGGCGAGGGATCGATCGCGGGCGTCACCGTCACCGCGATATCGGGCATCGAGATCGCGCTCCACGACCTCGCGGGGAAGATCCTCGACGTCCCCGCCTACCAGCTGTTAGGGGGGAAGTACAGAGACGAGATGCGGGTCTACTGTGACTGTCACACGGCCGACGAGGCGGACCCGATCGCCTGCGCCGACGAGGCCGAACACGTCGTCGAGGAGCTGGGCTACGACGCGCTGAAGTTCGACCTCGACGTGCCTTCCGGTCACGAGAAGGACCGCGCGAACCGCCACCTCCGGGAGCCGGAGATCGCACACAAGACCTCGATCGTCGAGGCGGTCACCGACAGAGTGGGTTCGCGTGCGGACGTCGCCTTCGACTGTCACTGGACGTTCTCGGCGGGGAGTGCGCGACGGCTCGCGGGGGCACTGGAGGAGTTCCCGGTCTGGTGGCTCGAGGACCCCGTCCCGCCGGAGAACCACGACGTCCAGCGCGAGGTCACCCGGTTCACGTCGACGCCGATCGCCGCGGGCGAGAACGTCTACCGGAAACACGGCCACAGAAAGCTCGTCGAGGATCAGGCGGTCGACATCATCGCACCCGACATGCCGAAGGTCGGCGGGATGCGCGAGACGCGAAAGATCGCCGATCTCGCCGACACCTACTACGTTCCGGTCGCGATGCACAACGTCGCCTCTCCCGTGGGTACGGTCGCGAGCGCACACGTCGGCGCGGCGATTTCGAACTCGCTGGCCGTCGAGTACCACTCGTATCAGCTCGGTTGGTGGGAGGACCTGGTCGAAGAGGACGTCATCGAGGAAGGCTACATCGAGATTCCCGAGGAGCCGGGACTGGGCGTCACCCTCGACATGGACGCGGTCTCCGAGCACATGATGGAGGGTGAGGAGCTCTTCGACGAGGCGTAA